From a region of the Ammospiza nelsoni isolate bAmmNel1 chromosome 26, bAmmNel1.pri, whole genome shotgun sequence genome:
- the CCR7 gene encoding C-C chemokine receptor type 7, producing MFESLCEKEEVRNFRAAFLPAMYSLICFTGLLGNGLVMLTYIYFKRLKTMTDIYLLNLAVADILFLLTLPFWAASAATHWLFGPAACKAVYCICKMSFFSGMLLLLSISIDRYFAIVQAASAHRLRPRMIFISKVTCFIIWLLAFILSIPELVHSGVNNSESSPRCSIIADDLQTFNTGIKVSQMVFGFLIPLLVMSFCYLIIIKTLLQARNFEKNKAIKVIIAVVIVFVVFQLPYNGVMLAKTISAFNQTSSCEESKKLDVADDVTYTLACFRCCLNPFLYAFIGVKFRTDLFKLLKELGCLSQERLWQLTSCRDNKRSSFAMETETTTTFSP from the coding sequence ATGTTCGAGTCCCTGTGTGAGAAGGAGGAGGTCCGAAACTTCCGTGCTGCCTTCCTCCCAGCCATGTACAGCCTCATCTGCTTCACTGGGCTGCTGGGGAACGGGCTGGTCATGCTCACCTACATCTACTTCAAGAGGCTGAAGACCATGACAGACATCTACTTGCTGAACCTGGCTGTGGCAGACATCCTCTTCCTGCTGACCCTTCCCTTCTGGGCTGCGAGTGCGGCCACACACTGGCTTTTTGGgcctgctgcctgcaaagctGTCTACTGCATCTGCAAAATGAGTTTCTTCAGTGGGATGCTGCTCCTCCTGTCCATCAGCATTGACAGGTACTTTGCCATCgtccaggctgcctcagccCATCGCCTGCGGCCCCGGATGATCTTCATCAGCAAAGTGACCTGCTTCATCATCTGGCTCCTGGCCTTCATCCTCTCCATCCCTGAGCTGGTTCACAGTGGTGTGAACAACTCGGAGAGCAGCCCCCGTTGTTCCATCATTGCTGATGACTTGCAGACCTTCAACACTGGCATCAAAGTGTCCCAAATGGTGTTTGGCTTCTTAATTCCCCTCCTGGTCATGTCTTTCTGCTACCTCATCATCATCAAAACGTTACTCCAGGCACGCAACTTTGAGAAGAACAAAGCCATCAAGGTCATCATCGCCGTGGTCATCGTCTTTGTCGTCTTCCAGCTGCCTTACAATGGTGTCATGCTGGCCAAGACCATCTCAGCCTTCAACCAGACCAGCTCCTGTGAGGAGAGCAAGAAGCTGGACGTGGCAGATGACGTGACCTACACCCTGGCCTGCTTCCGATGCTGCCTCAACCCGTTCCTCTACGCCTTCATCGGCGTCAAATTCCGCACCGACCTCTTCaagctgctgaaggagctgggctgcctgagccAGGAGCGCCTCTGGCAGCTCACCTCGTGCCGTGACAACAAGAGGAGCTCCTTCGCCATGGAGACAGAGACAACCACCACCTTCTCCCcgtga